aaaaattatgaccattaaggacctattggaaattttgaaaatgttttaattaatttttaaccttaattaccccGATAAAATTAGGCCAACCCTAGAGTTTCGGCCGATTGAGCCCTAGGTTCGGTTGCCCTAATAGACACATGAAAAAAAGTGTATTTTTCATGTTCGGGTGCTCGAGGacaggtttgggtggctgaaccaagtaATTTTCCAATCTGCTCGAGGTTCGATCGCCTAATCAAAAGTTCAATCTGCCGAACTTCAACATTCAGTCGCCCGAGGTGAATTTGAACGTAAAGTTCGAGCGCCCAGGGAAGGTGGAAAAAGTTATGGCCagggttcggtcaatcgaggaAGCTCAACTCATTTTGATTCGATCACCCGAACTAAGTCAAACTTTTGATCAATcaagagtttggtcgaccgaggcatttttaactTGCCTAGTTTGATCGTCCAAATCCCTTTCAAACTTAACATTTTATGTCCTTTCTGAGTTTTATATGCAGGGACCTAGAGTCTATTTAAGGGTTAGGctttttaaaataacttaaaacTCCGGCGTCAGTCGATCGAAGTCAGGTTTGGTTCCTTACGATCAATATATGGTCCtgtctgagcattaagtcatatcttGCAAGATATATGCAGTTGttatagaccaaaatataaacattaaatgcatatacaaattaaaacaaatatgtcttcttcttcgctCTTCTGACAACCTAGAAAGCACCTGAGTTTACGTCCTTCAAGGCTTCCATTGTCAGTCTCCTtatttgtgtgttgaattataacatgttcaatcactaagtatacacataagaaacatatgttttgtcagcatcaaaataggaatcggACTCAGAAAATCAAAAGGAAGTGTTGTCAAACGTGTATATTATACATGTGGACGATTATCTTGAAAATAAGTTATAACTTTTGGTATGttcacataatggttcattatagAATTAACTTTGAAATGATAATACAATCTTTGTCTATATAAGAACATGTTTTACATTTAAAATGGATATAAAGATAATTCgcaacatctagttcctgaaAAACTAGACGACTGAATTTCTATaactccaaattttttttattttaatctttttctatatttctctctttatttcatttacaacaaaaacaaagcaTAATGAGTAATAATTATATATTCTTAAatgtcttaaatttgaatttttattaaatttgaatgagatgtataaaattatattaaaatcatatctaatataaatatttttaaaattttagcaaTAATGCAATAGAAGTTCTTAGGTAGAAGTGGTTACAACAAGACGAAGAAATTCTCGCCCTACCATCAATTACATTAATGAAACGATTCTCACAACACATCCTTAAAGGTTTCATGTTCAAACCTTAAGATTAAAAGCTAAAAAAATGGAGTACCAGATGGACTGGTTTTGTTGCGTAGCCCAAGCTGAATGGGACACCTAGCTGATTCCCACGAACCCCAAAAAAAATCTCTCTAATTAATTTTTATCAACCAAGAAGCTATATGAATAGACGCGTCCTCAAGCCATCATCTGGTGAAACTCATGGAAATCAAGAACGCCATTACCGTCAAGATCAAAAACTCGAATCATGGCTTCGCACTCTTCGTACGACTTGGCGTCCCCCAATCGGCTCAGCATCCTCTGCAATCCTCTGGGGGTGATGCACCCACTGCCCTTTTCCACTTCGAACATCTCAAAAGCCCTTCTCAGGTCATCGTCTCCGTCCCCCTCGCTCCCTCTCTCCATCAGCCGCACGAAGTCCTCAAAGTCCAGCAAATTGTCGCCGTTCAAGTCGAAATCGCAGATCACTTTCTGGGCATCCTCCTCCGAGATGGACTCCCCTATGGACACGAAGTAATCCCGGAGCCCCTCGCAAGAGATTTTCCCGTCGCCGTCGCAGTCGAAGCGCCGGAAGACTTCCCGGAGCTCGTCTTGTTTTGAGGATATCGCCGGCAGGGAGGGAGACATGGGAGCGGTGGGGGATTTGGGTTTTGAACGGAGGCGGGGGAGGCTCAGACGGAAGCCCTTGCCGGAGAACCACTTGGACTGCGGCTTGGAGGCAGAGGCAGAGGCAGAGGCAGTGGCTGTGGCGGCTGACatggaagaggaggaggaggaggactGGTTTGGTTGATGTTTAACTTGGGGGGAAATGCAAATCTGTGAACTGTGGGATGGATTAATATAGGGGGGACGAAGAGAGAGTGCGGCGGGAAATTGTCAGCAAGTTGAGAGGGAAAGTTGGGGAACAGACTAACAAGGACTTGCGTAGGGTagtgaagggggggggggggggaaggtgcTCTGCAGCTTCCTCTTGCTCTGGGGAGAGGGAGACCGACTTCAGGACAACGTACAATTTACTCAGGAAAGTGACGGAAAAGTTTCATTTATATGGACTTTCCACCGAAAAAAGGAATGGAGTTTCAACTTTTCATTTGAATTTCTCTGcgtttaaactttaaataaacaTCTAGGTTTAAAttactttaaatttttttaatttacagTTCGCAATTTAAAATTTAGAGTCTTGGTcactgtttttaaatttttttattacaaCAAAATTATAAAGTTAAAGAAACAAAGTAATAGAGAAGATTATAGAAATGCCCATAAGTTTAAGCGAACATTTACTATAAATTTATGTAATATGATTTTGAtttataaaaagatttaaaacaagATTAGTTCTTCATCATTTCATGttatttttactaattttcaaagctttaatataaagcatttaacGTGAAGATTTATGATTAAACTATTGTGTTATTatttacaaattatctttttgTTAAAGTGGAGTCATTTTGTTAGCTTTCTAAAAGTTGACAAGCTATTTTATTTTACACGCGTATATCATTTAAAGAAAttcataatattaaaaataaataaataaaaatatcatatgaaatgattattttaggtaaaataaaatagaaactttt
The sequence above is a segment of the Malania oleifera isolate guangnan ecotype guangnan chromosome 8, ASM2987363v1, whole genome shotgun sequence genome. Coding sequences within it:
- the LOC131162052 gene encoding probable calcium-binding protein CML41; this encodes MSAATATASASASASKPQSKWFSGKGFRLSLPRLRSKPKSPTAPMSPSLPAISSKQDELREVFRRFDCDGDGKISCEGLRDYFVSIGESISEEDAQKVICDFDLNGDNLLDFEDFVRLMERGSEGDGDDDLRRAFEMFEVEKGSGCITPRGLQRMLSRLGDAKSYEECEAMIRVFDLDGNGVLDFHEFHQMMA